Within Scomber japonicus isolate fScoJap1 chromosome 1, fScoJap1.pri, whole genome shotgun sequence, the genomic segment tttttttgattatgcaaatatttttaagCTGTGTCGGCCGTTTAGATAActtcaaatattaatattaggCTTTGTTTGCTGTTCTACCTTCTGTCAAAGTGTTTGATGCCATTCATTTCCCACCTTGACTTGAATACAATAATATGCTGGAGTATAAGAAGCCAGCTaccaagaaagtgctattttaaaaaaactttctttgattttccttcttctttgaggccatgacaacacaaAACATGGAATTGTTTTTCTCAGTGACCCTAAATATAatgttttacagacctcatttgttcaaaactttttttaaagaacttGTTAGAGACTTATTCTGTtcgtgtacaagatgaaaaaatgaaactctacttcaaaaatgtctccagcaggaatCTCTGATGTTAgtagtgatttgtgttattcttcatttatacactaaagcacagcctgtatctatagcaaccatagaacaacctgtatctatagcaaccatagaacaacctgtatctatagcaatcatagaacaacctgtatctatagcaaccatagaacaacccgtatctatagcaaccatagaacaatctgatgctctgtctgtgcattacatacctcatacaagtggtaaagattgcccCAAGAAGTTAAATTTGTTaaatagattttagtttttgagcagatatcatgacacaaagtgacctctaccaAACGGTTGCGCAGACCTACAACCAGTTAATAAATATGTGGCCAAATTGAGAGTTTAACATACATTTTGCCTGGGTTCacattcaaatgtttaaatgtcttttacatgaaaaaaaaaatagatatggAAGATATAAAGAAATCCTGGCTAATCACGACAATACTAAAATATAGCAAATACAAATCCCAGAAAGATCACTCAATGACGCACTGACAGCTTTTGATCAGAAGGAGGAGGATctattattttcttccttttcacaTGTTCCCTAGAGCAAGCCCCcctctcatattttatttttaatagagTACCACCAACCTAAAATGTTCCGGCTTGGATTGTAACCCCTGCTAAATGCATCCCAACACAAGTGCCTTGGTATCATCGGGGACCTGTGTGGTTGGACACGGCCTCTGGCAGCGCCCACGCACAAGATACTGTTAGCTGAAACTCTATTCTAAATCCTAAAAAGTTATGTTCTCTGAAAGCTAAAAGGAAATTATACTGTTGCTGGTACAGCCTGATTAATCAATATGTCAAATAATTATGTGTAATCGAGCTGCAACTACTAGTTTCAATCACTAATTGCATCAACTCACTCCAATTCAAAAAGCCTCAGTTTCTCTTTAGAAATACTAAGTTAATCTTTTTTATTCAATGAGTTATTATAGCCTCACTCTCTGATAAGTGTGCTGGTgatcattttgtaatttatttctcTGTTAATAAGAGTTAGAGACTTCCAGTAGCTTTGATATGTCTGCCATGTgggcgttgattgacagctgtggctcacctgctgctctccatgGCTTCAGCAACGTCACAACATTTCAgaaagtttaatgttacttgatgaTGATGGCTGTCATCATTTTAGCTGGGGCTGCCACTTTCAGCATGGAAAAATGAGCTTCCTCTCTATGAGATTTTGAGGTTAGGTACTTTATTTCCCAATATCTGTTTCTTTATGCATCCTATTCATAAAGTCCTCGGCTTTTCTCAACATGAAGGTAATAAGATCTCGGCACAGGTCAGGTCGAAAGTTCACAGAAACAAGTAGCTCGCTCTTTATGAGCTCCACAGAGCACCGTTTCTGGACCTTAGTCCACTTCCTGCTTATCCTAGAAAAGATTTCTGGTCGAGCAGCTACCTGGAATACTTAGGTTTGTTTATCTATTGATTCCCTCCTGCAGCTTCTCCAAAACACTGTTCAGTGTGGTGCACATTTACCTTGGCCATGAGGTGAAGCTTCTCTTAAATCTCCAGGTCACTGTGGGCAAGTTTACGGTTTATGTCTGCACCACTCCTCAATGAACCTGAAGCTATAGTGTCAATGAACACAGCTGCCTCGCCTGCATCAAAGAGAAACGCTGCAGCTTCGTTTTTGTGAGGTAACGATGTAACTGGTCATCTTGCCTCTGACTTAGTTTGGCATGGAAGCTATGCATGTagtaaccaggcggggagttccggtcctctgaaatgaggccaacgtggaagtaacttagagctgcattctatcaaaaggccaccagggggcgaccgtctctatacaagtcaatggataattcaccaacttctcacttgatttctaacctcagtaaacgttttcaaaatgtgtttatggtctcaatcgctagtttaaagccttcttcaatgcagtatgatgttcatttgggacattttggcctccctgattttatatgtgacgataaagcagggtatgcattagggcggggctacATCTTGAtagaccaatgtcctcgagatccagccctcgcaacctatcgcaaccttcCCGCTCCACCCATGACGCCGCCTCATGCCAATATAAATAGAATccgtgtttgtatttttcccagcatgcacctgaaattttcaagatggcactgcccAGATTCacaactattggcttccgagcagcagtccacaaaccaatgggtgacgtcacggatgttacattaatttcttttatacagtctatggtagtaACACAAGCTGTTCACACTTACAGGATCACAGTCTGCACATCTACTCTCAAGCTGTCAACAGCATTGAGAGGGGTTTTTTGTGTCGTGCgtgtgtaaccctaacccttaacgaATGTAAACGCCTAATATAAGTGTAGCGACTACTTTTCCAAAAGGCCGCTGAGAGACTTAGTAGGTTCTTATCTGTGACACGTCCACAAAATCATACTGAAGTCCAGGTGAcgtttttactgcagtttatttgaatgaaaaatcaaaaaggactgacaagcagcttttccacaaacatataaaaaccctGATGTGATCCAACTGTAGgaataaagtgatgaaagacgatggtgatggtgatgacaATTGTGAcggtcaacagaaaatatcgGAGCTCTactaataccccttttccaccgagctggggCTGGTGCTGGTAcggagcctgactaagcaccggttctttgcttttccaccgccaaaactccagccccgagcctcagaacaggagccagagcaagcaccaactctttgctggtctaaagcaagaaccgattacgtcagcggactgggagcagggctaatgtttattagccggctagcagggctaacgtttattagtagactagcggggttaacgtttattagcagacttagcggggttaacgttcattagctgactagcatgGTATTTACAtcgggttaaagatttgttgattaatagtactatttttatctttttttgccagagctgtcgtcttcttcttgttctgctgatgctttttcttcttcttctttgtttccggcaggctagatgccttgcggcATGTTGCTGcttctcactggtgaatcatggaagtgcttcaaaggcgcgcacTGGCTTCGTTATagagtgacgtaatcgcgtggctccttgccggtggaaaagcaacaggttcgtaagaggtgcttggattagcaccaactgagcactggctctagcactagctccgaaccagcactggctccagctcggtggaaaaggggtataacTCCCTCTGTCCAAAACTCCCGCCGCCACCCAAGTGAACAGGTAAAATAAGGGGAAACCACACCCATGTGTCAGTCAATGCATGTGACACAATATGTGCAGCTgaagcaaatataaacataaacaaaacatattttggctCCTACAATAATCCTTGGGCATTTTGTTAAATCAGACAAGACACCTGGTAGTAAAACTGACCGTTTCTGATCTAGTAGGGGGGGCAGTAAAGGGTATCAGTATTCCTTGGTTGGTTTCTGTTCTTCATTACTTTATGACTTCATGACTGTTTTCCTTTGTGACTTTATTGCCCCCTAGTCTTATTCAAATTTCAACTGTGTGTTGCTTGGCAGAACGACTGTGTGTCCTTCTCCGTGCTGGCATGTACTGAGTAAAGAGAAAGATTCGTCACTAGGTCGTTTGTGATTCTTCCGAGAAACTTCTAGTAAAAAAAGTCTAGTACAGCATACATGAGGGTtgaaaaaaattatattatacaatcaGTTAAAACACAGCCTTAACAAAACATTGTTACAAGAAATACATCGGGTCGCCTTTAAAGTGTTCAGGTTCTGAAGTACAGTGCTCCTTTTTATGCATATAATGCACAATATAATCTTTTATACATATAATGCACAATACAGACttttatacatataaaatacagatTGTGGCCAATCCCATACAAGGGTGTCCACAGATACACAGGTTCAAGATGCAAAAAGGGGCAAATACCAATTCATTATCCTTGTAGTCTGAGTTGTTTGAGGTTGTCCCACTTATTAATTATATCTTAAGTCTTACTCTTTCTTCCAGCTAGCAGTATTTCATAGGATGCGACCTTTATTAAGGATTTGAACCACTCTTTAAATTGAGATCTTTCCGAGCTCTTCCAGTATTTGAGGACTAATTTGAGTGTCACGGTTGCGACCCAAAAAGCAGACAGTCTTGGATAACGGGCGCTTTACTGGCCAACTcaggaaaaaactaaataactCAGGCCACATGGGCAGCAAAGTAAGAAATAACTAACAGAGAAAACAAGACCTAGGGACAACAGACTACTATACACTGTGCAAAACAACACAGTGCAATCACAGACACTCAGACATGGGGTAATAATTAAAACAGGACAGaggtgagtgaaacaagacaagtgaaacacatgaggcaaTCAACCAAGGCATCCTATCTATCACATTTCAGGTCATTTTGCCATATAATTATCAAGCTGTCATAAATAACACTATTCACTCAACATTTTATAACATACTAAGGCTGTTTGCTTCGTGTTAAGGTTCGAAGAAAGCTCCTCAATCGCATTTGTTCCTTTGTGCATCTGAACACTATATGCATGCAGGTATTACATACAATGTGTTTATAGCAGTAACCCTGAAGTAGGTAGATGTGTTGTTTTCTCAACATGGTGTAGACATTGTGAGTTGTGAGACCCACATTTGCATTGTCAGTGCTGAAAGCTGAAACTTGCTCACTGTTTCCAACGAGTGCAGTGATTTAATATAATCTCCCGTTGAACCCTTTGCAAGTTTGACgttaatgtaaatgttaagTTACCGTAATTTCCGGACTATAAACCGCTACTTTGTTCCCATGCTTTGAACCTCGCGGCTTAAACAATGACGCAGCTAATTTATGGATTTTTATGGACTGCTAAAgttgtaaacatcgtcgaaatatcgcgcgaccacacagtatttcactGATCGCGCGATATTTCAGCGATGTTTacagcattagcattagctttagcattagcagcagagtaaaagccatcaggtaagtgtttattttaataaactcctggtgtacttgcaaactttccaatgcatcgatttatgagtaaagactctatttgtactactgtagaagtttgataacaatccagacattattagtggggtcagttaccagatacactgttggtcctgttagcgcctgtgctaagacattcggctgatggctctaactccactattttatattagatagacctcatggtgcatatgacggtaggtcgaaattacaccgaaccatcactttaaagCCTGTGTAAAGTTCCTTTGTTTCAATGCAGGCACCTATTTAAAAATTCAGTGGATGCGGCTAATATTTAGGTGCGCTTAATAGTCCGGAAATTACGGTACATGACTAAGAGTCTACAACCAGGCTAGCCGCTCTGTGAGACTGTTCTGAGGTACAGTGACTTTAAGATGAATGTCTATGCCACATACAActctaacatgctgatgtttagcatgCTGATAATTAGCATAAGACAAATTACAGCTGTGGCAGGAGggaatgttttttaaattttgcaggtatttggtcagaaaccaaagtattggacagaTTTTGTCCCCATATgatcatcaaagtcatcacAATTCATCCAGAGGGGATCATTAATGCCTCTACCAAATTTTACAGGCAAACAATCAAACAGTTGTTGACGCATTTGAGTTATAATACATCAGTGTCAACCTCATGATGATACCAGATAGAAAGGTAATAGGATATATTGTCTAATCACCCATTTCATAAGGCCCAAACTCCCTGACAGCGCCCCTGACCACGTTACAGCTAGGGACAGGCATGATTAATCGATGATCGATAATTCATCGTTAAGAATTTTGTTGATCACATGAATTTTTGATCAATCAGATGCTGATATCAAATAAAGGTTGTGTTGTGTAGTGTGAGTCTTGACgcaatgcaatgaatttcactatgtggcatcaatgagacatcttaccagcagggggcgatatttgacagaaaaaactgtttaaaaaagtatGAGGTGTGGAAATTGTGCAAATGGCGCCAAAATTAGAATTTCTAATtgaaaatggccgacttcctgttggaacTGAGGCATGGGTCcgagagacttttttgtgcgtcttttcATAATAtgtatgtgtaccgaatttcgtcaATCTGGAGAGAAGGGCtcgatttttttaaaagagtaatatcatgttttttgattaagttgttgttagatttgattgtttttttgaagTGTTTCTAAAACAGTCTCACTTGGAATAAAGATTTAATTGAGGAAAAACacactgtattttgtattttcatggcatttttaagataaaaaaagatttatcgATAATTGATCATTAATTTCCCCCCGATGATCAATCAAGGAAATTTCttcaaatgcccatccctagtTACAGTTAGTAGTTAACGTGGTTAatgaggaggaaaataaagaatgaatgatGTATGATTATAGTTTCTTTGATCATGGGGGCACAACACAAGCGCAGGCCACCGTGACAAATATAAACTCTGTATGGAACACATATTTATCTGGGTCATGTGGGCACCGAGTCTTCCTCAGGACCATCAGCGGAGCTTTCACAGGCACAGAGTTGTAGTCATGTGTTTCACGCTCGTCGATGATGCAGCCGCCGCAAAGGCACTCCGCAACGGCGATCTTATGAGGGAGCCGGTTCTCATCAGTGTCGATGCTGAAGGAAGCAATCAGACACAACAGATATCAGCAACTCACAAAGGTAATCAATACAGCAACCAATCACAACGAGTTTGTCTCCTTAACTTTCTGCTGCAGCAGCATTTCTTTAGGTAGGTGGTGATATGAGCTTTAAGCAGGACCTATAAGAGCTCTAACATTGTattcatatgtttttgtttatttaaaaaaaacataagctGAAAAATAAGCTGCAAAACTTCCAGATCaatcaaatatgatacaaatTAAAACTCATATAtgcaaagtgttatttaattaattttgaaaTTACTTGTCAGAAGATCAAATAAACACTCAAGTTTCAAAGATTTTGAATTTTCTGGAAATTTGATGGTTCAGACTTTACAGAGTTAATAATTTAATGATgtcatacataataatatatcagtcagagggaccagactacttttactgtaatactttaactacatgaTTTATAATACTTGTGAACTAATGGAGTATCACTACATTGCTGctttggtacttttacttaaaatCTGAATTTGAACATTAGAGATTTCTGCTGAGCTATGAGAGCGATTAGCGTTTTTGTCCCTCTGCGGCCACCATAGCAGCATGTTGTACCTTACCTGTACTTCCATGGGGCCAGGGCGCGTTTGTGCGgctctccttccatctctttggCTGCCTGCTGGCAGGTGAGTGAATCCTGGGATGCATAGTCAGTCTCTTTAGGTTTAGGTATGGCCAGGTTCCATTTCCCATATCTGTCTGCATGAGCTTTAAACTCCTTTCTGATGCGGGTGGTGCAGGTGGACTTCCCAGTGGCTGGGGCAGTAGAATAAGTCTGCATGGTGAGCAACAGCAGGGCAGAGCAGAGGGGGATCTGTTGACATGTAAGAACAAAATGTGTTAAAGAAAAACGGAGCTGTGATCTGTGGAGTAAACAAAGTGAGCTCCCTCTGCTGTACAGTCTTATTACCGTTTGCAGACTGAACCACATCATCTTGAACGCGGACAGGTTTGAAAGAGTCCTGAATCTCCATTGAAGCCAGTTTATATAGTATCTTGAATAAGGTGTGTGTACCCGACTGCTGCCgtagctttttttttgctcgggggggggggggggggaatccttaaacttaatatctcCTTCTCTGAATCACAGCTTCTGGCAGAGCTCACTGTCACTAACCCCGCCTCCTGCTGGGTGCTCTGTGTCATATACATACTTCTGTGATATGAAAACCTCCAAAAATACATCGCATTacactttaattaaaattaaactttaattaaactatttatttaggTATAAACACGTTGGTGCagcatgctgtgtttttatatctgaACAACCATACAGTCAAACTACCTTAAATACTGCTTTAACTGATATTAGAGGGATTATTTTGTTCTTTATCCTCCATAGTGCTCtatttattaactttttataaTTTATCTGTATGAAGACTGACTGTAATGTGTCAGTTTTCATTGTCTGTGTTCCCATTTCCAAtataagtataataataataatgtataatgtattcTAACTAAGACTTAATAGTAACACAAAATGTAGTTATAAGGAcattttaagtatttattaCATAACATCTCCTATGAAGACATAATAATCCTAGGTTGAGCTATAAATGAACAATTTTAGTGATTTTTAAAGCAGACTTTCCTTAAATGTGACTAATATGGTTTTCGTCatcatcttaaccctcctgtcgtcctcccgggtcaaattgaccccgtctcttttgactgttccttctttccttccttcctccctctttctttaatttttccttccttcttcccctcctcccctctttctttgctccctcctccctccctccttactcctttccttccttccctccatccctccttactcctttccttccttccttactcctttcctcctttcctccctccctccttactcctttcctccctccctccctccttactcctttcttccctccctccctccttactcctttcctttcttccctccctccctccttactcctttccttccttccctccctcccttcctccttactcctttccttccttccttccctccctccttactcctttccttccatcctcccttctctcctaaattccttcctcttttgtccttactcctttccttccttcctcccttctctcctaaattccttcctcttttgtccttactcctttccttccttacttactcctttcctccctcccttccctccctccctccttccttcctcttttcctccttactcctgtccttctttgacctgagcacagcaggagggttaatagtaAACTGAGTATCTGTTGGTTTTTGGACTGTAATGCAGACGTGACATGACGGATGTAAACAGGTCAGGTTGGATTCCAAGGAATGTTTTCAATAACTATCTAAGAGAATAATTTGTTTCATGTGATGACTCAAAAATATGTTGCGCAACACCCAAAAATAAGAATTTGCACTCTATgaccttttaatgattttaaagcaaatcattattgtatgctgcaatcttatatttaatgctctattctagcattttatatttctctctctttctatttttcttatttttttttattattaattaattgtatattgttttaatatatatataaaactgccTTGCTTTGCCTTTAGCTGTTTGAATTTTGGCAACGGTCCTTTAAAACAATTTCAGATGTATTGGGCATAAATGTAATCCCAACCCCACCTATCGCTATTTTTGGTATTTATGACAACCTCCGTACTACAACCATTAAACAAATTACGTTATTGCCCTAAAAGTAGATGACCTTATATCTCTTCTGAAACTGGAGAAGATCAAGTTCTCTCTTAGAGGTTCATCCGGTACTCgttgtatatataaataaacgGCGTTATAAATAAACGGCGTTACtattactttttaaagtaaCGAGTAATcaaatctctgtctctctgccaaaGAGTGGCTGCACTTCACTTAGAGGCAAGACCAAAGACAAGAGTCAgacgcaaatgagacacaatctcccgggaatctggagcgagggaGCAAAAGTGCGCTGTAGAGAGAGACtgcgcgcgtgcgtgtgtgtttatgtgactatCAATTCAGCGCGTGCgagcaaagcgtcctgatagctctgtgttgttgcttattagacaccccccccccccccattcattTCCAGTACAGTTTTTCATAGTTATATTAAGAGAAGTTGATATTGTTAATGCTTTCTGAGGAATAAAATTCAATCGCTGCACATCTGCtacatatataattatattttttttactgctttttattagattttaagCATAATTTGATTTTGAACGTGTTTTgggccagttgttgttgcttggGACAGCCAAGTAATACAACAgtttgacattgatgtaactcaATTAacaactcagttactttttgggagaagtaatgagTAACTATCATTTTAGTGGAGCACATTAATGAAAAATCGTTCACTTTGTGGTACAAGCGCCAAATTTGGTACACAAGTGCTTTTGGACCTACTATCTCATAAAAGTACGTTGCCCACTTGAACAAACAAAGTGGCCAccatttttcaagatggccgccaTTCGAAGTGGTTTGAAACAGCGTTTGAACTATATTTTGATTGAATAGTCCTATTCTGATGGTTTATAcattgaaatatgtgtttttgcacATGAGAAATACAACTCTGCATTTAGAAAATCAAAATTATTGAATATTATGATGATACAATGcgaattaaatgaaaaaaacactcacaaacaaagacattagTTTCACTTAAAGCTTTTGGACCTGTAAGCTACTTGTAGGGGAGGCCACGTAGAGGCTGTCTTTGTCTCCcccattttttcatttttttttttgtataggctattttttttttttttttttaatttttagataacggtataaaaacacagaaaaggtgTCAAAGCATAGGCTGCATGTTTTACGATCCAGAACTTGAATCAACTTAAACTTGGTTGTTCTATTTTCTTAGCCCTCACATGCACAGGCACACAACTGTGTGCACTTCAGGCCGAAGCGATAGCATTTGCATCGTCCTTGGCATTCAGTCTTGCAGCCACATTTTGTCAACTGCTCACAAGTCTGAGCAATGGGTGGAAGGGTTGTCCAGAGAACTTGTCAGATCTGACCATCTTTTTGCCAGCCCCAGTTGGCAGGACTTTCAGTTTGCATTTTGCACACTGTTGCTTGGCCCCATATGCAGGCAGCTTGGAAAGCAGACCGTTTCACATGCTGAACGAGGGATGCGCTTGTTGGTGGAATGGCATCATAAGACCTTTGCTTCCGAGCAAACAAGTCCAGTCTTGCCTCATCAACCTTGCATGTAGTACTTTGCTTGTCATACATGGTGATGACAAACTTCTCAAGGATGTTGAGGTCTGCATCTTCTATGATAGGTGGGTATTGGCTGAGCTTTTTGAAGACAGGACTAACTTCAGG encodes:
- the LOC128364252 gene encoding interleukin-25-like translates to MEIQDSFKPVRVQDDVVQSANGNKTIPLCSALLLLTMQTYSTAPATGKSTCTTRIRKEFKAHADRYGKWNLAIPKPKETDYASQDSLTCQQAAKEMEGEPHKRALAPWKYSIDTDENRLPHKIAVAECLCGGCIIDERETHDYNSVPVKAPLMVLRKTRCPHDPDKYVFHTEFIFVTVACACVVPP